One window of the Lycorma delicatula isolate Av1 chromosome 3, ASM4794821v1, whole genome shotgun sequence genome contains the following:
- the LOC142321765 gene encoding natterin-4-like isoform X1 translates to MDGNEDWLHPDEIKNTNLLWVWSSDGEVPPNAVSGGFDNELLFIGRFVHKTALTPGKIVRSAGVCCVPWGGEEHKKSEYEVLCGCNVVWVPCSKGLVPSEALPAGRTENGEVLYIGRVKHHGATAVGKVQRSHHVCYIANDGLEIAYDKYEVLVVKQ, encoded by the exons attggcTCCACccagatgaaataaaaaacactaaCTTACTGTGGGTTTGGAGCTCAGATGGTGAAGTTCCACCAAATGCTGTATCAGGAGGTTTTGACAATGAATTGTTGTTTATTGGCAGATTTGTACATAAAACAGCATTAACCCCTGGAAAAATTGTTCGATCTGCTGGTGTATGTTGTGTCCCATGGGGAggtgaagaacataagaaatcaGAATATGaa GTTCTCTGTGGCTGTAATGTTGTCTGGGTACCATGTTCTAAAGGCTTAGTGCCATCAGAGGCCTTACCTGCAGGAAGAACAGAAAATGGTGAAGTATTATATATTGGCAGAGTAAAACATCATGGAGCCACTGCAGTTGGAAAG gtCCAGAGATCTCATCATGTATGTTACATTGCAAATGATGGATTGGAAATAGCTTATGATAAATATGAAGTATTGGTTGTAAAGCAGTAA
- the LOC142321765 gene encoding natterin-4-like isoform X2, which produces MLKDWLHPDEIKNTNLLWVWSSDGEVPPNAVSGGFDNELLFIGRFVHKTALTPGKIVRSAGVCCVPWGGEEHKKSEYEVLCGCNVVWVPCSKGLVPSEALPAGRTENGEVLYIGRVKHHGATAVGKVQRSHHVCYIANDGLEIAYDKYEVLVVKQ; this is translated from the exons attggcTCCACccagatgaaataaaaaacactaaCTTACTGTGGGTTTGGAGCTCAGATGGTGAAGTTCCACCAAATGCTGTATCAGGAGGTTTTGACAATGAATTGTTGTTTATTGGCAGATTTGTACATAAAACAGCATTAACCCCTGGAAAAATTGTTCGATCTGCTGGTGTATGTTGTGTCCCATGGGGAggtgaagaacataagaaatcaGAATATGaa GTTCTCTGTGGCTGTAATGTTGTCTGGGTACCATGTTCTAAAGGCTTAGTGCCATCAGAGGCCTTACCTGCAGGAAGAACAGAAAATGGTGAAGTATTATATATTGGCAGAGTAAAACATCATGGAGCCACTGCAGTTGGAAAG gtCCAGAGATCTCATCATGTATGTTACATTGCAAATGATGGATTGGAAATAGCTTATGATAAATATGAAGTATTGGTTGTAAAGCAGTAA